One Acaryochloris thomasi RCC1774 genomic window, ATCTCTGCTACGCAAAACCAGTGCTTCTGTCGAAGCTAGTCCCTCATGTTTAGCCAAGTGTACTTTGGCTAGATATGGTCTCAGCTTTCCGAACAGAACATCATTAGGCAAGAAGTGGGAGCCAATTCCCTCACTAGAGGCATTAGAGTCCTTAATCCGTTCTCCAGTCCACGATTGAATATGCTCTAATCCCATATAGGGAAGAGTACTACTCTCAGCATCAATTTTTTGATTAACCAAATAAGCCGAGAATTTGAGACGTTTGAGTAACCAAAACTCTGGAACCTCTCCTATCCAATCAATTCCAGAATCTTTATATTTCGGATAAAGCTGATGTTTCCCCATTAATTAAAATTCTCCAAGAATTTCAGCATTTGCCCGCTCAAGCAAAGCACTGGCTTGCTCAACTTCCTGCTGCAGTTCCTCAAGCTCCAGGGAATCATCAAATAATGGGATTCCCAATTTCCCCATACGCTCAATCATCTCTAGTCGAGAAATCCCCAATACGTTAGCCGCTCTACCACTGCTGATTTCACCTGCTCTTAATAGAGCTATTACCTCAGCCTCTTTCGCTTTTTTGAGTGCCTCTGCCTGCACGGAGTTTAGATCGCTGTTCATGTTGCACTCGCCCCCTAAATCCCCCATTCTGGGGGACTTGAAGATTTATCTGTCCTACAAGTTTTGCGTGATACAGACTGAATACAAAGCGGACTTGATTGCAGCAAAAAATCCGTTGACAGTGTAGGCAAAATTAGAGCATTCTTTTTCATAGTCTGGCAAGAGTAAGAGTTCAAAGTCCCCTACCCGTGGGGGATTTAGGGGGCTAACGCAGTACCTTTGGTACCTCTAACCCATTCCTTTGAAATTGAACTGCATCATCATAGGTGAGTCAATGTGCGATCGCGATTTTCAGCAATTCTCATGCTGCCTCCCTAATCAAGGCTGTATATCTCCTATTACCAGTATTACCAGAATTCCCGTTTGCAGCTATCCTCCTTTGCCAATTGTTGCGACATGTCGCAACAATCTCATCACACGATCTCCCCCAGCATCGCCACAATATCCTTCTCCAGCGCCTTAATATCTGCCTCAATCTCCGCCAACGGACGGGGTGGCTCATACACATAAAAATGCCGATTCAACGGAATCTCATACCCCACCTTGGTCTTGCGATAGTCAATCCAAGCATTCGGCACATGGGGCAACACCTCCGTCCGCAGATAGTTCTCACAGTGCCCCTTCACCAAACTCAAAAGCTGATCTAATCCCGTCTCACCGTCATAGCCCAACGGTAGCGGTAGCTTAATCTCTGCAGGCAACGGCACAATTTCCGTATCCCGAAGCTCACTATCCGGCTCAGGATTGCCCTTCTTATCTCGGCAAATTTCCGCCGTCGAGTCTCGCTCACTCAAAGCAGCCAACACCATCTTCTTCACCGCTGCAGCTAGCTTTAGATCTGCTGCTTTTAGGGCCTGGTTTAGGGTTTTGAGAAACTGGGTGCGATCGCAATACAACACCCCCGAATCCAACGTCTCTAGCATCTCAATGATCGCCGCCTGCAGCCGCTCCCCTGCCTCAATCTCAGCCTGCTGAGCCGCCAAATCTTTGCGCTTCTTACTCGTCGCCAAATTACTAAACGCCGACTGCTCCCACAGCCGCTCTATTCGTTCAGGACTTGCCTGAAAATTGAGTCGTAACGGTCGCTCCACTGTCACCTTCAAGAACCCAAACGCCTGATTCGGCAAAATCTTAGAGCAGACCCGCGACTCTTCCCCGAACTCACTGGCAGCATTATGGTCATAGTTCCCGTACAGCCGCACCAGTTCCGCTATGTGGGCATCCGAGAGTTCATTGCGCTTGTTGCCTAAACTCTTCTTCATCTTCTGGAAATGACGAGTGCCGTCAATCAACTGCACCTGTCCCTGTCGATGGGGCGGCTTCTTGTTCGTCACCAGCCAGATATAGGTGTAGATGCCCGTGTTGTAAAACATCTGATCCGGCAGCGCCACCACCGCATCTAGCCAGTCATTTTCAATAATCCAGCGGCGGATATTGCTCTCGCCACTGTTGGCATCTCCTGTAAACAACGGCGACCCATTAAAGACGATCGCAATCTTAGAACCATCGCCCCCGTCCACCGGAGCCGGACGCATTTTGGAGATCATATGGAGCAAAAACAGCAGCGACCCATCATTGATACGCGGTAGCCCCGGACCAAACCGCCCGCTAAATCCCTTCTCCCTATGTTCTTCCTTAACCGCAGACTCCTCCGGCTTCCACTCCACCCCAAACGGCGGATTCGCCAGCATGTAGTGAAACTGCTGCTCCCCATGACCATCGTGGGGAATAAAGTTATTGGCCTTGTTCTTGGCCTCCTTGAGACCCAGCGTGTCGCCGAACACCAGATTGTCGATGGGGGCATCTTTAATCAGCAGATCAGAGCAGCAGATGGCGTAGGCTTCCGGGTTATATTCCTGCCCAAACAGCTCTAGGTTGGCATCCGGGTTCTGGGCCTTGATATATTCCTCCGAGACTGACAGCATCCCACCCGTTCCGGCTGTGGGGTCATAGATAGTTTTGTAGATGCCCTGCTTAAAGACATCTTCTTCATTGCTGAACAGCAGATTCACCATCAATCGGATCACTTCACGCGGGGTGAAATGGTCGCCCGCCTCTTCGTTGGCCTGCTCATTAAATTTACGGACCAGCTCTTCAAACAAGTACCCCATCTGTAAATTTGAGAGAGCCTGGGGCGAGAGGTCAATCTGAGAGCTGCAAAACTCTTTGATGATCAAGAACAGCCGGTTGTTCTCATCCAGTTTTTCAATTTCGTTTTCAAACTCAAACTTCTCAAAAATGTCCCGCGCTCGGGGCGAGAACCCATTGATGTAGGCCACTAAGTTGCTGGCAATTCCTGGTGGATCGCCGAGGAGCTTCGTAAAGGTCCACTGGCTGGTGTTGTATAGGGGCTGCGATCGCTCTTTCCCCACGGCAACTTTAGACAGGGCTTTTTCCAGCGCCACATCCTTAAAACCCTTTGCATCCAGGTGGATCTTCTCCGCAATTACCTGCTCTTTAGTGGTTTCCAAGACCGCATCTAAACGCCGGAGCACCACCAACGGCAGCATTACCTTTCGATACTGAGGCGGACGGTAGGGGCCACGGAGCTTGTTGGCAATATTCCAGATGAAGCCGACGAGATCTTGATGGTGACCAGACATGGACATAACTGAACAGTACGCCGATCAATTGTAGTTGCAGAACAAGCCTTGGAAGCTACCCGAAAAATATTGATAGCTTGGGAGAGTCGTAAACCCTAGTCAACTGACTGATGCATTGGCTCACCTGTCCCGCTGAACAACTCTTCGAGACCTATTCTGAGTCGATACAGGCGCTTGCCGTACCCGAGAAACTTTCTAAAGCACAGCTACATACTCCCCATTTTCGGCTGTATGCTGAACGGCGGCTAGAGATTTACTATGCCCCTCTAGGATACGTGCGTAAAGCAGCCAAAGTCGCTCTGGTGGGCCTGACCCCCGGCTGGCAGCAGATGGAGTTGTCCTATCGTCTTGCTGCAGAGCTGATGAAGGTCCCTGATGTGGGCCAAAATAGGCAATGGGTTATGTCAGAAATCAAGCGACGGATGTCTTTTGCCGGACCCATGCGGCGAAATCTGCTGAAGATGCTGGATGCATTAGACTTCGCTACAGTTCTAGGACTCACTTCGTCGGCTGCTATTTTTGAGAACCGTGCCGATCTTGTTCACACGACCTCTGCCCTTCGCTATCCGGTTTTTTATTGCCATCGCAACTACACTGGCCACAATCCTAAAATGCTGAGCCGCAGTATTCAGATGCAAATGGTTGATCACCTATTGGGGCAAGAACTGAGTCAGCTCCCGAAAGCGTTAATCATTCCGATGGGCGAGGGGGCAACGCGGGCCATCCGGCATTTGGTCAACACCCATGTGTTAGACGAAGCCAGGTGTCTTTTCGGGTTTCCGCATCCCTCAGGAGCGAATGGCCACCGGCATCAGCAGTTTGCAGCACATCGTCAGGCGCTTAAAGACCAGCTCAAAAGCTGGCTGAAGGACCGGTCTTGAGACGAGATTAAGAGATTACGATCGCAGATCTTGCGGGATATCTACGGTTGATAAACCTGCGATCGCAAGTAAATTCTGACTACGAATCAGTTCATTGAAGGTCAAGCTCGCCCGTTTTTCCAATTGGGCTGCGGCCTTAATCGCCTGCATGAGATGCTGGGCGGCCTCAGGTTCAGAATAGCCACGGCGTTGAGCCACCTTGAGGGCCAGATTATCAGCCTCTAGCTCTACCGGCAGACCACGGGTGTTACGCCAGATTTGAGTGGTTGCGATCGCACCTAAGCCTGCAGCCACGACCACCCCCACCGCATCTCCCTGCACCAACTCCACCAGCGTTCCAACCAGACCAGCAACCGCTCCCCCCTGATAAAGATCTGGCTTCAGCCAGCGACTGCTTTTGAGCCAGCCCACTGTTCTCAGGAGGAGTAAATCGCACTGTGGCTGCGGGAGCTGACTCCACAGGTCAAAATTAATCGTGATCGGGCGCTTTTCTAAACGCAAAATAGAGCCGCCACAGTCAATCACCTGGGACTGCAAAGGAGCCTGAACAATTTTGGAATTCATGCGACCCGAGGCCGGCATCACATCCAAGAGACGACGAATTTCTGAGTTGGGATTCGTGGAGTCAGACACGGTTTAAGCCATGCTCAAACATAGAAGGATAGTACTCTCCATATCGTCGCATCCCATTGCTCAATTTAGACTCAAAACCCCCAGCACTCAGACAAAATTGTTGCCAGCACTGAGGGTTTCTATCTATTTGATGGCTAGAGTTTTGAGCGAACCTGACAGCGTTAAACGCCACCTTGAACCACAAAGGCATCGCTAGAGAGGCGAATTTTGTAGCCTGCATCAGCGGGAACCGTCAGCAGCTCGGCCTGGAAGGTGACAGTCTGCCCAGGGGCTAAAGTCGAAGGCTGAGGTGCTGCACTCCCGGTTTGCACGAGCTGACCGCTGGAGTCAATAATTTCAAAATTGACGCTAGCCACAGTCACAGCTTCTTTGTTGCCATTTGTCAGCGAACCCGCCGCGAGCGAGGAGCCATTAAGACGAATAATCGGATCAAGCCGCAGCTTGCTCACCCGCAAATTCTTTTCCAGCTTTTTCGCCAGTGCTTGAGGATCTTCACCCTGAGCACCAGATGCGGCGGTTTGCGTCTCTGCGGGGGCTGATGGAGCGTTGAGATTCAGCAACTGAGTCCAATAGGATTGAAACTCAGACCACTCCAGTGGGGAGTCACCAATCACCACAATATCCCCAGGGGTCTGAGTCCTTGCAGCCTGTGGCGCTAAAGCCACCGTAGAGACCAGTACAGAACCCACCAGCAGTCGGCTCAGGATATTCGGGAATCCAGTTAACATAATGTCGTTACTCTCTTAACCAGCGTATTGAAGCCCAGAGGGCAATCATAAGAATTCGTTTAGCAGGCCAGCCGCTATATTCTTTAGTATTCCCCAACGGTGGTCAAGACTGAACACTGACTATCCGCCGTACTGCCAAGGTGTATCCTGCAGCAAGAGTGGCTCTCCCTCTCGGTAAAGCTCAGACGCGACAACTTCCCCTAGAAAGATGGAGTGATCTCCCTCCTCTAGACTGCCCCTCACTCGACATTCGATATAGCCCAAAGCAGACTGAATAATCGGACAGCCAGTGGCTTCACCCAAGGTATAGTCCACATCGCCGAATTTGCTACCTTCACCTTTTTGGGGCTTGAAGAAAGTCTCTGCCATGTCTTTCTGGCTTTTATCTAAGAAGCTTACGGCAAAGACTTGACTCGCTTTAATCATGGCGTGGGAGCGTGAGTCTTGACGGACGCCGATCGCAATCATGGGTGGCTTAAAAGAAGCCTGGGTTGTCCAGCTTAGGGTAAAGCCATTGATCTCTTCACCCTCTTTGACGCCGCAGATATTGAGAGGGTGAGGAAGATGGCGCAGTAGGGTACGCTTGGCGTTATCGTCCAGCAATGATTTGATCTCCCTTACGGTACAGCTACTGTTCACTGTAGCAACTATGGGTCAAGGGTTGAATCGCGCGGATGGACCTCTGGGTCACAGTCATAATCATCTGTTTTACAGGAGTCATAACTTAACATAAAAACACCCGTAATTTAACGTACTTTCACTGAAACAAGCCCTATAGTAATAGCTGGTCCAGTTCTGGTCAATCACAGAGTTGTTTAGCAAGTAAAGAACGGGGGACATTTTGGACAATCCAGGCATTCTTTCATTGGAATTAGGCGCAATTCGAGTCCGTGAAGGTGACGAAGAGGCCATCATTTCTGTTCTTCGCACAGAAGGCAGCGACGGCACAATATCAGTAGACTACTCCATCAACGATGGAACAGCCAGAGATGGAAGTGACTATACAGGTAGTTCTGGAACCTTAACCTTTGGCCCCGGCGAAACAAAAATAGATGTCAGAGTTCCGATTCTGGCAGACAATCAGCCAGAGGTTGATGAGACCTTTAATATTGCCATTGGTAGCCCCATCGGCGCTGTCCTGGGAGCTATCCGGTCTGCGGTTATTACGATTACAGATGATGACACCACAGATGAAGATACTGTCGCCTTCGAGGATGCAGAATACAGTATTGGTGAAAACGCAGGGGAAGCAAGCATCGATATTGTCCGTACAGGCAATATCGATCGCACCGCTACGGTCAATTATGCATTGGGCGACGACTACGCGCGTGCTGGCCTAGACTTTGCCTCTGTTTCGGGCACTGTGACCTTCCAACCAGGTGAAGCACGTCAAACATTTGCGGTCCCCATTCTAGAAGACGAGCTACAAGAGTTCGATGAGTCCCTTACTCTAACGCTGACTGATCCCGTTGGCAGCAATTTGGGCGTGCAGAGCAGTGCCCAATTGACGATTGTAGATAACGATGAGGCTCCCTTTACGTTCGAGCGCGAAGTCGTTGTTTCAGGTTTAGCCGAGGGAGAAAGAGTCGCGCGGTTTTCTGCACCACCCGGACCAACAGCCTTTGACTGGGCACCTGATGGGACGATGTTCATTGCCAATCTAGATGGCGTTGTCCAAATTTTCGACAATGGTGAACTCTTAGAGCAGCCTTTCATTGATATTTCTGAGCAGGTGAATACGGGTGGGCAACGGGGACTATTGGGGCTAGCTGTTCATCCCGATTTTCCTGAAAGTCCCTACGTGTACCTAGCTTATTCCTACGATGCCCCTGGCGTGGAGCCGGACACGTCTAATACTCTACGCCCGACGCGGCTGGTTCGTGTGGAAGCGGACCCCGCCTCAGGTTATCGAGAGGTCTTGCCCGGTAGCGAAGTCATTCTGTTAGAAACGCCTCCCGTCAGTAACTTTCACGCAGCAGGGGCCATTAAGTTTGCAGAAGATGGCTCTCTCTTCTTTACCCATGGAGATGGAACCCAGGTTGGTAATACACCCACACCGGAGCAGGCAGAGCTACTGCAGAGCCTAGATAATCCCTTTGGTAAGCTCTTTCGCATTGACCCGCTGACGGGCGAGGGATATGCAGACAACCCGTTCTTCGATGGCGATACCACCAGTACTCAGTCCAAGATTTATAACTACGGCCTGCGGAACCCTTGGCGCTATACGCTTCATCCAGAGACAGGTGTCCCCTTTATTGGTGATGTCGGCTGGACAAACTGGGAAGAGATAAATACTGGGCGGGGGGAAAACTTTGGTTGGCCATTGTTTGAAGGCGGCAACGGCGTTAGCCGTAGGACCGAAGCCCTGGCTGATCTGCCTGAGTTCGAGACTCTCTTTCAAGGTGCATCAGATGTAACAGCCCCCCTCTTTGCACTCCGCCATCCCACCTCCCGCTCGATTACGCTCGGCGACTTTTACACAGGCGAAGCTTATCCTGATTTTTATGAGGGAGCACTTTTCTTTGCCGACAATACCGTGGGTGGGGTCAGTGCTCTACTTTTCGACGAGCAAGGGAATATCGATTCAGCTATTCCTTTTGCGGATGAGGAGCTAGGAATCACTCAGATTTCGGTGGGACCAGACTCAAATTTATATTTTGCGAATGTTTTCTCTGGCGAGATTGGACGCTGGGTTCCCGCCTCAATAAACGAAAATGAAACGTTGATCGGGGGAAACAGTGGTGATGTCTTGAATGGTGGTGCTGGAGATGACGTTCTACGCGGTCAGGAAGGTAATGACACTTTAGCGGGTGAGGCTGGTGACGATACCCTCAAAGGAGGGGCCGGTGACGATAGCCTTACAGGTGGCGCAGGTGACGATACCGTGATTGTTAATGACTTTAGTGGCGTTGACGTCTTTGACGGAGGATCGGGAAAAGATGTTATCCGGTTCTTACCCAGTGATGGCCGAAATATAAATGTTCGTATTGCCGAAGGATTCGTCGGTGACAGGCGCGAGGGCGGTCAGTTCTTTGAAAACTTTGAGCGTGTCCTAACCGGCAGCGGCAACGACAGCTTGTTTGGCGATGCGAATAACAATGAGCTGTTTAGTGGTGCAGGCAATGATACCTTCGAAGGCGGTGCGGGAAATGACATCTTAAAAGGTGGGTCCGGTAACGACGTCATTGACGGCGGGTCCGGTGACGATACCGTGATTGTTAATGACTTTAGTGGCGTTGACTTCTTTGATGGAGGAGAGGGGAACGATGCTATCCGGTTCTTACCCAGTGATGGCCGCAATATAAATGTTCGTATTGCCGAAGGATTCGTCGGTGACAGGCGCGAGGGCGTTCAGTTCTTTGAAAACTTTGAGAGTGTCTTGACTGGCAGTGGCGACGATAGCTTGTTCGGCAACGATGACGATAATCAACTCTACGGTGCGAATGGTCAAGACACGCTGCTGGGCGGCGGTGGTGATGACTTGCTCGCGGGCGGACTAGGAGATGACTGGGTAACCGGGGGCAGCGGCTCAGATACCTTTATACTCGCGTCTGATGATGGCACTGATCAGATCACTGATTTTGAACGTGGAGAGGATTTGATTGCCCTAGCAGGCGGCTTAAGTTTTGCAGAGCTAAGCTTCAGTGGCGATCAAATTTTATTGCAAGATCAAGCACTTGCTGTTCTAGACGGTATTGCTACTACCAGTTTGGTGGAGACTGACTTCATCTCGGTTGCGTAGCAGCTTGCCCCAATGTGAGGCGTAGAAAAGCTAAGGGACTTCATAAAACACTGGTTTGCCTTCTGATTCCGGTACGGCAAGTCTGGCAGAGCAAAACTGAGTGATTTTAAACTGTTTCTGTATAGACCTCTTGATCTGGGGTGACGACTACGAGGCTGTTCTCAGCAACCGCAGTCCAGTGTTTGTTCTCAAAAGTTGGCTCAGACGCAATTAAGACACCGCTGGGTAGAGATAAGTCATCCTGAACCCAGTAAAGGGAAGGAGGGGGGTTGGGATAGGCATATCTTGAAGCGACTAGGGACTGACCATCACTCAAAACAATGTTCAAGCTGACGCTAATGTTGGCAGCTGCGGCCCAGTTGGTAATGCGTTTCAGGGTCGCCGTCAGTGCAGACTGCAGCGGTAAGTCAGGGGTCTGCTCAAGTTCATGGCAGACGAGGGCAAAGATATGCTCTGAATCGGTGGTGCCCTCGATGGTCTGATAGCAGCGATCGCTTAGATGACTCCGCAGCTTGCGATAGAGTGTTGAGCGAAATTGATCAATAAACCCATTGTGAATGCCTAGCAGTTGCCCTTGCCGATAGGGCTGGCAGTTACTGAGCTGCACGCTTTGGCCTACGGTGGCGCTGCGGACATAGGCGAGCATACAGCCAGATTCTACATAGTGAGCAAGATTTGTAAGGTTTTGATCGCTCCAAATGGGCGTTGTATTACGATAGATACAGGGTGCAATGGGCTGTTCAGGATGGTACCAGCCAAGGCCAAAGCCATCTGCATTGAGCAACCCAGCGGTCATTTCTCGGGGTTGGTAGCTTTGCGCAATTAGTGAATGCTCGGGTTTCAGCAACAGTGTGTCTAAGCGAACAGAGGGACCGAGGTAGCCAAGCAAACGACACATAGAGGGGTAAATAGTTTTTTGTGTTCCTCAAACTATAGCTTTTGTTCCCAATTTGAGGGATGTCTCAGCAGATGTTCAGATTGAGCTGTAGTGATTCTCATCTCTGAGCTATTTAATTTAAATCGGGTGAGGAAGGCATTCGCATCAATCTGACTCCATCAGCAAGTCAATGTATCCGCTTGTCTTGTTTCTGCAAGCATTCAGCTTGCGATTGCGCTACACAGGACATCACGTTGCCTTATCTCTGATAGTCGCTGTGTCAATTTTCAGTTGTTAATCACTCCAGGAAGAATCATGTTCTCACTCACAAAGATGATTTTCGGAGGCTTGGGCACAGCCGTAGCCTGTAGCTTGCCGCTTGCGATCGCAACATTCCAGCCCCCAGCATCAGCCCAGTCTACCCCCCAGCCGCCGCCGCAACAAAGTGCCGACGCCTTAGGGGGTGCCCTGACGCAGTCCAATGAGAACTTGTTTCAAGCCCCGCAGACTCAAAGACCAGAAAGGAAAACGTCTGAAACTCTCAAGTTGGATGGCACGACTCCAGTCAATGAGAACGCTCAGACGCCCATGGATTGGCAATCCGAACACCTCGACAATCAGCGGCAGAGCAGCAGCGGTTTCTCTCTCGTCAACGTTGATCTCTAGCCGCCACAGCGCGTTGTGGCGAGCCTGAACTCGCTCACGTAGTCGGCTGGGGAATGGTGAAGTAAAACGTACTGCCCTGCCCCAGCTGACTATCGACCCAGATTTGTCCGCCATGCTGCTGAACAATACTGCGGCAAATCGATAGACCTAGGCCCGTGCCCTCATGATTGCGGGTATCAGAAGAATCAGCCTGCTGAAATCGCTCAAAGATCAGGTCAATCTTGTCCGCAGCAATCCCGCGCCCCCGATCCTGCACGCTAAAGCAGAGGACCTGCGGCTGTGTCGTTTCAGCGCTGAGCCATACGGTACTGCCACGAGTTGAGAATTTAATGGCGTTGCTCAGGAGATTGGTGAAGGTTTGCAAAATCCGATCTGGGTCGGCCCGAATCTGCGCGGAGATCGGTTGCACTATCAAGGTGACGCCCTCCTGTTCGGCCATCCCCTGCATCGTATTGGCGGCCTGCGTCATCAGAGCTTCAGCCCAGCAGGGCCGCAGCTTCATTTCCACGTTGCCCGATTCGATGCGCTCAACGTCTAATACATCGTTAATTAAGCGCACCAGCCGGTCGGTACTGTCTGCGGCGATCTTGAGCAGCCGCTGGTTTTTGTCTGCTTGGGTGCTGAGCATGCCGCTGGCAAGCATCCGTAGAGACCCGTGAATAGAAGTGAGGGGCGTCCGTAGTTCATGACTGACAATGGAGATGAATTCATCCTTCATCCGCTCCATGACTTTGCGATCGCTAATGTCTTTAAAAGTGATCACAGCGCCAATAATCTTGCCCTGCTCAAGAATGGGAGTACTGAGATATTCCACCGGGAAGCAGAAACGGTCTCGGCGGCAGAAGATTGCCTCTGATAGCGGCTGCGGTGTCCCGGCCTGCAGTGAAGCATAGATAGAGGCCAAAGCCTCTGGAACAAGCTCACGATGGTCGGGTTCGAGAACACTGGGGAAGAGAATTTCAAGGGTTTGATTCATTAAGTCATCGGCGGTGTACCCAAGATATTGTTCGGCAGCAGCATTGACGAAGGTGAATTGCCCCTGCAGATTGAGCCCGCAGAGTCCTTCGCCAATGGCGTTAAGAATTAGCTCGTTTTGATGACTCATGCGCTCCAGCGTTTCCTGGGCCTGTTTACGCTGTGAAATATCACGCAGAATGACGGTGTAAAGGGTTTCAGTTTCTAATTCCAGCTTTGAAATCGAAGCCTCAGCTGGAAATTCGGTGCCATCTTTACGGCGACCAAAGAGTTCTTGGCGCTCTGCAATCCGCGTCGACGGTCCCCCACTGGCAACACGCTGACGATGAATCATCTCCGCCTGATTGGGCAGAAGCAGATCTAAGGATTGCCCAATCACCTCTGAGGATTCGTAACCAAAAATTTGCTCAGCGCCCTGATTAAAAAGGGTAATGGCCTCAGAAGCATTGACGGAAATAATAGCGTCGTTGGCAATTTCTAAAATGCCTGAAAAGCGCTCTTGAGAAACCTTCAGGGCGCTCTCGGTGGCCTTGCGTTCAAACAGTTCTTGGTTGAGCTGTTGGTTGACGCTGATCAGTTCTGCCGTACGCTCGGTCACCTTGCTCTCCAAGTTTTTGCGCGCTTCTTGCAGCACAATTTCCACCTGTTCACGTTCAGCTAGTTCAATTTGTAATTTCTGATAAAGCTCCGATTGCTGCAGCGCGATGGCCAGCTGGGTTGCCAGTCGGGTGAGCAAATTGATTTCACTTTGCTGCCACTGTCGAGGGGCAGAGCAGTGGTGAGCAATCAACAACCCCCAAAGCCGATCGCCCTGCAGAATCGGTACGATCAGGCTAGCCTGCACCTGAAACTGCTCTAGGAATTCGATATAGCAAGGTGTCAACCCAGCACAGTGAACATCTTCAAAGGCCGTAACGTGCCCCTGGCGAAAGGGTTCAATGTAGGCTTCAGCAAAGCAGGGATCATAAATCTTCATCTCAAGCACTGAGGTCCAGGTCGTCGCCCCTAAAGACTCAACGAGTGCCTTGCCGCTCCAGTCTGGGTTGAACTTAAAAATCAGGACACGGTCGGTTGCCAGTACTCGCTGTACTTCCGTCACAGCCGTGCTCAAAATATCCTTTAAGTCTAGAGACTGGCGAATGTGAGCGGCGATCTCTCCCACGAGTTGCTCCTGGGCCACCTGCTGCTGCAGCGCGGCTTCATTGTGCTGTTGTTCAGCATTATCCAGCAGTCGCTCTAACAGATGGGTGCGCTCATCATGTTTGAGTACCTCGGCGAGCGGCTCAATTTTAGAGAGCTGCCGCTGCAGTCTGGTGCGCTCTAAGCGATTGAGAATTCGCACGATCAGTTCAGGCCCCATAATCGGCTTACTGACGAAATCATCGGCTCCGACGCTATAGACCCGGTTGACGATTTCAGCTTCAGTGTGGGCCGTCAAGAAAATGATCGGTAGCTGCTCCCAGCGAGCGTCATCGCGAATTTTCTGGCAGAGATCAATGCCGTTCATCTTCGGCATCTCAACATCTAGCACCAATAAATCAGGGGTGTGTTCGGCCAGCCTCTGCCAAACCTGACTCGGTTCGGTGAGGGTTGTCACCTGAAATCCCCAGGGTTGCAGGAGGGTCGTGACGGTCTCCGAAACAAGGGGATCGTCATCAACAACCATGATCTGAGCCTCTATAGAGCCTAGGGAAGAGGGCGGAACGGTAAGGCCTTCCCGCGGCCCGGCAGTGGACGGCTCCAAGATGGGGTAGGGGGGCTGAGGCGGGAAAGACCTGAGGGACGGCAAATCGGCACGGCTAATTTCAGACCGCAGCGCAATGACATTCTGCTGCAGCGCTAAGGCTTGATCCTCGGTCAGGATCGTCTCCTGGAGTAAATGCTCAATGCTGCGCGCG contains:
- a CDS encoding response regulator, translating into MRILIVEDDELNAKALELLFTQQNYAVEKVADGQAVADLVEAFEYDLILSDVMLPGLDGVSLCRQLRSQGCPTPILLLTGKDSGHDKAMGLDAGADDYVVKPFDPEELTARVRALLRRSQGTEAPILEWENIRLDPKACEVTYADVLLSLTPKEYALLELLMRNNRRVFSCGMVLEHLWTYEDTPGEEAVRTHIKGLRQKLKAAGAPPDLIETVYGIGYRLKPLPEPAKPQVMPEAEPQPQAALTDVWVKFQPRINQQVGILEQAATALTQGSLATELHQQARQEAHTLAGGLGTFGYAQGSQFARSIEHLLQETILTEDQALALQQNVIALRSEISRADLPSLRSFPPQPPYPILEPSTAGPREGLTVPPSSLGSIEAQIMVVDDDPLVSETVTTLLQPWGFQVTTLTEPSQVWQRLAEHTPDLLVLDVEMPKMNGIDLCQKIRDDARWEQLPIIFLTAHTEAEIVNRVYSVGADDFVSKPIMGPELIVRILNRLERTRLQRQLSKIEPLAEVLKHDERTHLLERLLDNAEQQHNEAALQQQVAQEQLVGEIAAHIRQSLDLKDILSTAVTEVQRVLATDRVLIFKFNPDWSGKALVESLGATTWTSVLEMKIYDPCFAEAYIEPFRQGHVTAFEDVHCAGLTPCYIEFLEQFQVQASLIVPILQGDRLWGLLIAHHCSAPRQWQQSEINLLTRLATQLAIALQQSELYQKLQIELAEREQVEIVLQEARKNLESKVTERTAELISVNQQLNQELFERKATESALKVSQERFSGILEIANDAIISVNASEAITLFNQGAEQIFGYESSEVIGQSLDLLLPNQAEMIHRQRVASGGPSTRIAERQELFGRRKDGTEFPAEASISKLELETETLYTVILRDISQRKQAQETLERMSHQNELILNAIGEGLCGLNLQGQFTFVNAAAEQYLGYTADDLMNQTLEILFPSVLEPDHRELVPEALASIYASLQAGTPQPLSEAIFCRRDRFCFPVEYLSTPILEQGKIIGAVITFKDISDRKVMERMKDEFISIVSHELRTPLTSIHGSLRMLASGMLSTQADKNQRLLKIAADSTDRLVRLINDVLDVERIESGNVEMKLRPCWAEALMTQAANTMQGMAEQEGVTLIVQPISAQIRADPDRILQTFTNLLSNAIKFSTRGSTVWLSAETTQPQVLCFSVQDRGRGIAADKIDLIFERFQQADSSDTRNHEGTGLGLSICRSIVQQHGGQIWVDSQLGQGSTFYFTIPQPTT